One stretch of Thermococcus sp. 21S9 DNA includes these proteins:
- a CDS encoding MFS transporter, with protein MSLQKYRGFSRDAWLLVAYSFIAWLGGNIAWFILPFYMKSLGYTYGDVGVVFSASTLSQAVALLFSGPLSARLGYKRSILLGLGLMFSGRAIQAAFPSLLPLAIGGALVGVGLAFESPSFTSLLSGEVSDEKRHYLFSLSSALGTIGSAVGLIIAGVLPKWLTYRETFALVLLVIPLRFLVILPTRPVLNGGRRIKLRGEILRRIAKFAVPQALIGLGAGIAIPYVGLWFNQRFGTSLESIGWLFAVQQFIMGLGTFLLPIIADRMGSVKTIVAFNGSASALIALMPLSPSFPVAALLYTVRTILMNIVNPIWSSFMMGFFSEEERSTAMALNNLSWTATFGVGQFIGGFIFDVSLTWPFFITAILYSLSMAVFWETFKKED; from the coding sequence ATGTCTCTGCAGAAATACAGGGGCTTTTCCAGGGACGCGTGGTTGCTTGTGGCCTATTCGTTCATCGCCTGGCTGGGCGGGAACATAGCGTGGTTCATCCTGCCCTTCTATATGAAGTCCCTCGGCTACACCTACGGCGACGTCGGTGTGGTGTTCTCAGCTTCAACACTCTCCCAAGCTGTGGCGCTCCTCTTCTCAGGCCCTTTGAGCGCGAGGCTCGGCTACAAGCGCTCCATCCTCCTCGGACTGGGGCTTATGTTCTCAGGGAGGGCCATCCAGGCGGCATTTCCTTCCCTCCTGCCCCTGGCCATCGGCGGTGCCCTCGTTGGAGTTGGCCTTGCCTTCGAGAGCCCCTCCTTCACCTCCCTCCTAAGCGGAGAGGTGAGCGACGAGAAGAGGCACTACCTGTTCAGCCTGTCCTCGGCCCTCGGAACCATCGGCTCGGCGGTTGGACTAATCATCGCCGGAGTTCTACCAAAGTGGCTGACGTACAGGGAAACGTTCGCCCTTGTCCTGCTTGTCATCCCCCTCCGCTTTTTGGTAATCCTTCCCACGAGGCCAGTACTCAACGGCGGAAGGAGGATAAAGCTCCGGGGAGAAATCCTCAGGAGAATCGCGAAGTTCGCGGTTCCGCAGGCGTTAATCGGCCTTGGAGCCGGAATAGCGATACCCTACGTCGGGCTGTGGTTCAACCAGCGCTTTGGGACGAGCCTTGAGAGCATCGGCTGGCTCTTCGCGGTTCAGCAGTTCATAATGGGTCTCGGCACGTTCCTCCTCCCAATCATCGCGGACAGGATGGGCAGTGTGAAGACCATCGTGGCCTTCAACGGTAGCGCGAGCGCTTTGATTGCCCTGATGCCCCTCTCCCCGAGCTTTCCGGTCGCGGCGCTTCTGTACACCGTCAGGACAATCCTGATGAACATAGTCAACCCGATATGGAGCTCCTTCATGATGGGCTTTTTCAGCGAGGAGGAGCGCTCAACCGCGATGGCGCTCAACAACCTCTCCTGGACGGCCACCTTTGGGGTGGGCCAGTTCATCGGAGGCTTCATCTTCGACGTCTCGCTCACGTGGCCTTTCTTCATAACGGCCATACTTTACTCGCTCTCGATGGCGGTCTTCTGGGAAACCTTCAAAAAAGAGGATTAG
- a CDS encoding DNA polymerase — MILDTDYITENGKPVIRVFKKENGEFKIEYDRTFEPYFYALLKDDSAIEDVKKVTAKRHGTVVRVKRAEKVQRKFLGRPVEVWKLYFTHPQDVPAIRDKIRAHPAVIDIYEYDIPFAKRYLIDKGLIPMEGDEELTMLAFDIETLYHEGEEFGTGPILMISYADGNEARVITWKKIDLPYVDVVSTEKEMIKRFLRIVKEKDPDVLITYNGDNFDFAYLKKRCEKLGIKFTLGRDGSEPKIQRMGDRFAVEVKGRIHFDLYPVIRRTINLPTYTLEAVYEAVFGKPKEKVYAEEIAQAWESGEGLERVARYSMEDAKVTYELGREFFPMEAQLSRLIGQSLWDVSRSSTGNLVEWFLLRKAYERNELAPNKPDEKELARRRGGYAGGYVKEPERGLWDNIVYLDFRSLYPSIIITHNVSPDTLNREGCKEYDVAPEVGHKFCKDFPGFIPSLLGDLLEERQKIKRKMKATVDPLEKKLLDYRQRAIKILANSFYGYYGYAKARWYCKECAESVTAWGREYIETTIREIEEKFGFKVLYADTDGFFATIPGADAETVKKKAKEFLKYINAKLPGLLELEYEGFYVRGFFVTKKKYAVIDEEGKIITRGLEIVRRDWSEIAKETQARVLEAILKHGDVEEAVRIVKEVTEKLSKYEVPPEKLVIHEQITRDLRDYKATGPHVAVAKRLAARGVKIRPGTVISYIVLRGSGRIGDRAIPADKFDPTKHRYDAEYYIENQVLPAVERILKAFGYRKEDLRYQKTKQVGLGAWLKVKK, encoded by the coding sequence ATGATTCTCGATACCGACTACATCACCGAGAACGGGAAGCCCGTGATAAGGGTCTTCAAGAAGGAGAACGGCGAGTTTAAAATCGAGTACGACAGAACCTTCGAGCCGTACTTTTACGCCCTTCTGAAGGACGATTCGGCGATAGAGGACGTTAAGAAAGTAACGGCAAAGAGGCACGGGACGGTCGTCAGGGTGAAGCGCGCCGAGAAGGTGCAGAGGAAGTTCCTCGGAAGGCCGGTGGAGGTCTGGAAGCTCTATTTCACGCACCCCCAGGACGTTCCGGCGATTCGAGACAAAATACGCGCCCACCCCGCGGTTATCGACATCTACGAGTACGACATACCCTTTGCCAAGCGCTACCTCATTGATAAGGGCCTGATTCCGATGGAGGGCGACGAGGAGCTTACGATGCTCGCCTTCGACATCGAAACGCTCTATCACGAGGGTGAAGAGTTTGGAACCGGGCCGATTCTCATGATAAGCTACGCCGACGGGAACGAGGCGAGGGTCATAACGTGGAAGAAGATTGACCTGCCCTATGTGGACGTCGTCTCAACTGAGAAGGAGATGATTAAGCGCTTTCTCAGGATTGTTAAGGAGAAGGACCCCGACGTGCTCATCACCTACAACGGCGACAACTTCGACTTCGCCTACCTGAAGAAGCGCTGTGAGAAGCTCGGGATAAAGTTCACGCTCGGCAGGGACGGGAGCGAGCCGAAAATCCAGCGCATGGGCGACCGCTTTGCCGTTGAGGTGAAGGGCAGGATTCACTTCGACCTATATCCAGTCATAAGGCGCACGATAAACCTCCCGACCTACACCCTTGAGGCCGTTTACGAGGCGGTCTTTGGAAAGCCCAAGGAGAAGGTTTACGCCGAGGAGATAGCACAGGCCTGGGAGAGCGGGGAGGGCCTTGAAAGGGTCGCGCGCTACTCGATGGAGGACGCGAAGGTGACCTACGAGCTGGGAAGGGAGTTCTTCCCGATGGAGGCCCAGCTTTCCAGGCTAATAGGCCAGAGCCTCTGGGACGTCTCACGCTCGAGCACGGGCAACCTCGTTGAGTGGTTCCTTCTCCGGAAGGCCTACGAGAGAAACGAGCTCGCCCCAAACAAGCCCGACGAGAAAGAACTTGCAAGACGGCGCGGAGGCTACGCGGGGGGATATGTCAAGGAGCCGGAGCGGGGATTGTGGGACAATATTGTGTATTTAGACTTCCGCTCGCTGTACCCCTCAATCATAATAACCCACAACGTCTCGCCCGATACGCTCAACCGCGAGGGCTGTAAGGAGTACGACGTCGCCCCCGAGGTTGGACACAAGTTCTGCAAGGACTTCCCGGGATTTATACCAAGCCTTTTAGGAGACCTCCTTGAGGAGAGGCAGAAGATAAAGAGGAAGATGAAGGCAACGGTTGACCCGCTGGAGAAGAAACTCCTCGATTACAGGCAACGCGCTATCAAAATCCTCGCCAACAGCTTCTACGGCTACTACGGCTACGCCAAGGCCCGGTGGTACTGCAAGGAGTGCGCCGAGAGCGTTACGGCATGGGGGAGGGAGTACATAGAAACCACCATTCGCGAAATAGAGGAAAAGTTCGGCTTTAAAGTGCTCTACGCAGACACAGATGGATTTTTTGCGACAATCCCCGGAGCAGACGCCGAGACCGTGAAGAAGAAGGCCAAAGAGTTCCTCAAGTACATCAACGCGAAACTACCCGGCCTGCTCGAACTCGAGTACGAGGGCTTCTACGTGAGGGGGTTCTTCGTGACCAAGAAGAAGTACGCGGTGATAGACGAGGAGGGCAAGATAATCACGAGGGGCCTCGAGATTGTGAGGCGCGACTGGAGCGAGATAGCGAAGGAGACACAGGCCAGGGTTCTTGAGGCGATACTCAAGCACGGTGACGTTGAGGAGGCCGTCAGGATAGTGAAGGAAGTGACGGAGAAACTGAGCAAGTACGAGGTTCCGCCCGAAAAGCTCGTAATCCACGAGCAGATAACGCGCGATTTGAGGGACTACAAGGCTACTGGCCCGCACGTTGCCGTTGCGAAGAGGCTCGCGGCGCGTGGAGTGAAAATCCGGCCCGGCACGGTGATAAGCTACATCGTTCTCAGGGGCTCTGGAAGGATAGGCGACAGGGCGATTCCAGCCGATAAGTTCGACCCGACGAAGCACCGCTACGATGCGGAGTACTACATCGAGAACCAGGTTCTCCCTGCGGTGGAGAGGATTCTAAAAGCCTTCGGCTACCGGAAGGAAGACTTAAGGTATCAGAAGACGAAGCAGGTCGGCTTGGGCGCGTGGCTGAAGGTGAAGAAGTAA
- a CDS encoding DUF3226 domain-containing protein encodes MKVVTGKRWEAFADSAVLFPEYSKNRDELINFVSSLNGDETIVTASLELIDLISNRFRKGEENVLIYSDTGRSITLKETYELRKYLDFDVRGGFSGENAKASVLFVEGKTDAKFFKAVFKKLFEFRESRKAPYQFRFIERVFERDNFDLLGRESDGVYLAVIPSEGNSGVIRNLGNFLRAMEVFDFSVDRLGVAVDIDESRESALASIAGKLSGFEHGTTARGYLVGKTEVIPLVIGLPFEDELIEWKKPTVEDLMLHLIEREGLLDRVRPGLKALNESLGRKLKPKEVMYLALSAYGHWGNLEGFYELFVMRSRFRNLKAVLREAGLMEGLRYLAFSER; translated from the coding sequence ATGAAAGTAGTAACGGGAAAGCGCTGGGAGGCCTTCGCAGATAGTGCCGTTCTCTTCCCGGAGTACTCGAAGAACCGCGACGAGCTGATTAACTTCGTGAGCTCACTGAATGGCGACGAGACCATCGTCACGGCCAGTTTAGAGCTGATAGACCTGATATCGAACCGCTTTAGAAAAGGAGAGGAGAACGTTCTAATCTACTCGGACACCGGGAGGAGCATAACGCTCAAGGAGACCTACGAGCTGAGGAAATACCTCGACTTCGACGTCCGCGGAGGTTTCTCGGGGGAAAATGCCAAGGCGAGCGTACTCTTCGTCGAGGGGAAGACCGACGCCAAGTTCTTCAAGGCCGTCTTCAAGAAGCTCTTCGAGTTCAGGGAGAGCCGAAAGGCCCCGTACCAGTTCCGCTTCATAGAGCGCGTCTTTGAGCGCGACAACTTCGACCTCCTCGGACGGGAATCTGATGGGGTTTATCTCGCCGTCATCCCGAGCGAGGGCAACTCCGGGGTAATTAGAAACCTCGGAAACTTTCTAAGAGCCATGGAGGTCTTCGATTTCAGCGTTGACCGGCTCGGCGTTGCGGTTGACATCGACGAGAGCAGGGAAAGCGCACTCGCCTCGATAGCGGGGAAGCTCTCGGGCTTTGAGCATGGAACTACGGCGAGGGGCTACCTCGTCGGAAAAACCGAGGTGATTCCGCTCGTTATTGGACTGCCCTTCGAGGACGAGCTGATAGAGTGGAAGAAACCGACGGTCGAGGACCTGATGCTCCACCTCATCGAGCGCGAGGGACTGCTCGACAGAGTCAGGCCGGGACTTAAAGCCCTCAACGAGAGCCTCGGGAGAAAGCTCAAGCCCAAGGAAGTGATGTACCTCGCTCTATCTGCCTACGGCCACTGGGGCAACCTCGAGGGCTTCTACGAGCTGTTCGTCATGCGCTCCCGGTTTAGAAACCTCAAGGCGGTTCTGAGGGAAGCCGGGCTTATGGAGGGCCTCAGATACCTCGCATTCTCAGAGCGCTGA
- a CDS encoding GNAT family N-acetyltransferase gives MAEAIKSAYVTEEYGDSKRTLVVLRGPTTVPLDIETFVDTLDEWLGEFSDPKNEILEAVYNALAKGFILLAYEEGELAGIAVVSRVCFETFFPRYHLSYIATKPEFRGRGIGTMLLEKVKEVTGGDFSLHVDVKNTNAIRLYEKIGMKKKYYRMLYRGGTTE, from the coding sequence ATGGCAGAAGCCATTAAAAGCGCGTATGTTACTGAGGAGTATGGAGACAGTAAAAGGACGTTGGTTGTTCTGCGGGGTCCAACCACGGTTCCACTTGACATCGAAACGTTTGTGGATACCCTCGACGAATGGCTTGGAGAGTTCAGTGACCCAAAAAATGAGATTCTCGAGGCAGTGTACAATGCATTGGCCAAGGGGTTCATACTTCTGGCGTATGAGGAGGGCGAACTCGCCGGAATAGCGGTGGTATCGAGGGTGTGCTTCGAAACTTTCTTCCCGAGGTATCATCTCTCGTACATAGCAACAAAGCCGGAGTTCAGGGGAAGAGGAATTGGAACGATGCTCCTTGAGAAGGTAAAGGAAGTAACCGGCGGTGATTTTTCACTCCACGTTGATGTCAAGAACACCAATGCCATCAGGCTCTACGAGAAGATTGGAATGAAAAAGAAGTACTACAGAATGCTTTATCGCGGGGGAACCACCGAATGA
- a CDS encoding HAD family hydrolase gives MKLVSFDVWNTLLDIEVMLDALTVELTKLMGACILDVAEGIMLTRERIKAMRARGEGDPRRALEESQEMLADLLGIDVELVKRAGARAVLKVDEAIVLPGAKKALEGVKRKGLKVTVTGNVMFWPGSYTRFLLERFGLMNYIDRTFFADEVGAFKPLPEMFRKPLEAFNVKPEEAIHIGDTKAEDFEGALKAGLWAVWINPEAEGVRRIHERGFEVPSVEGILEVLERIENGE, from the coding sequence GTGAAGCTCGTCTCATTCGACGTCTGGAACACCCTCCTCGACATAGAGGTCATGCTCGATGCCCTCACGGTGGAGCTGACGAAGCTCATGGGGGCATGCATACTCGACGTGGCCGAGGGAATAATGCTGACGCGCGAGAGGATAAAGGCCATGCGCGCCAGAGGTGAGGGTGACCCGAGGCGAGCTTTGGAGGAAAGCCAGGAGATGCTGGCAGATTTACTCGGAATAGACGTCGAGCTGGTGAAGAGAGCGGGAGCGAGGGCGGTCCTCAAGGTCGATGAGGCGATAGTGCTCCCCGGAGCCAAAAAGGCCCTCGAAGGCGTCAAGCGGAAGGGCCTGAAGGTCACCGTCACGGGCAACGTGATGTTCTGGCCGGGTTCATACACGAGGTTTCTCCTCGAGCGCTTCGGGCTCATGAACTACATTGACAGAACCTTCTTCGCCGACGAGGTCGGGGCCTTCAAACCTCTGCCAGAAATGTTCAGGAAACCTCTGGAGGCCTTCAACGTGAAGCCTGAGGAGGCCATACACATCGGCGACACAAAGGCGGAGGACTTTGAGGGTGCTCTAAAAGCGGGCCTCTGGGCGGTCTGGATTAATCCAGAAGCAGAAGGCGTGAGGAGAATCCACGAGAGGGGCTTCGAGGTGCCGAGCGTCGAGGGGATTTTAGAGGTTTTGGAGAGAATAGAAAACGGGGAATAA
- a CDS encoding alanine/ornithine racemase family PLP-dependent enzyme, whose amino-acid sequence MSEYPRLVVNLKKIEKNTRTIVQLAKRHGMNVAGVTKGVCGSPEIGKAMLNGGASFLADSRIENVKKLREAGINAPIMLLRPPMISEVDEVVKYTDMSLNTELKTLCKLSEVAIERGTTHDVVLLVEMGERRDGICRDELEDFIDTALSYDGVEVKGLAMNLACLTGVIPTEDKIHEFDSIVNRIEDKFGIRFELISGGNSANIPLLLDEHPDSRINNLRIGEAILLGHDAVYRRRIPGTHSDAFVLEAEAIEVRRKPSLPQGQLGENAFGETPKFKNLGTIRRAILAVGRQDVDPEGLKSPDEVKVLWSSSDHMVVYNIPRKSSVGDRFAFVIRSYGALLRAFTSPYVKKEFVH is encoded by the coding sequence ATGAGTGAGTATCCCCGCCTTGTTGTAAATCTGAAAAAGATTGAAAAGAACACAAGAACCATTGTTCAGCTTGCTAAAAGACACGGAATGAACGTTGCGGGGGTTACAAAGGGAGTCTGCGGAAGCCCAGAAATTGGAAAGGCTATGTTGAATGGAGGTGCCTCATTTCTGGCGGATTCAAGGATTGAAAACGTTAAAAAGCTTCGAGAAGCCGGTATAAATGCTCCCATCATGCTTCTCAGACCCCCAATGATTAGCGAAGTGGACGAGGTCGTTAAGTACACTGATATGTCCTTGAACACCGAGCTCAAGACCCTCTGTAAGCTTTCAGAAGTCGCAATTGAACGCGGAACGACTCATGACGTGGTTCTTCTGGTCGAGATGGGTGAGAGGCGTGATGGAATATGCAGGGATGAACTCGAGGACTTCATCGACACTGCCCTAAGCTACGATGGCGTTGAGGTAAAGGGACTGGCTATGAACCTGGCATGTCTGACAGGGGTTATACCGACTGAGGACAAGATACACGAATTTGACTCGATAGTGAATCGAATTGAAGATAAATTTGGAATAAGGTTTGAGCTAATCAGCGGGGGAAACTCCGCAAACATACCCCTCCTGCTGGATGAACATCCGGATTCGAGGATAAACAACCTCCGTATCGGGGAAGCAATCTTGCTCGGGCACGACGCCGTTTATCGACGTCGGATTCCCGGAACTCATAGTGATGCATTTGTCTTAGAGGCAGAGGCAATCGAGGTTCGAAGGAAACCGTCCCTACCACAGGGGCAACTCGGAGAGAACGCATTCGGTGAAACACCGAAATTTAAAAATCTTGGTACGATTAGGAGGGCAATCCTCGCGGTGGGACGGCAGGACGTTGACCCAGAAGGCCTAAAGTCACCAGATGAAGTGAAGGTTCTGTGGAGTAGCAGTGACCATATGGTTGTCTATAACATCCCCAGAAAGTCCAGTGTAGGAGACAGGTTTGCATTTGTAATACGGAGTTATGGTGCACTATTACGTGCGTTTACAAGCCCATACGTGAAAAAGGAATTTGTACATTGA
- a CDS encoding S-layer protein, translating to MRRIEAVMAVFIVSVLLAVPLASAGFNSANTIIVLPTTKVVNNTPLHINEDAIAGAKLGAFLVLNGIETKTYTKTVKVPVEYHSVLISDENQTYVLTSDDMPDLGLNFGTEPVGDAVVLRVNFSRVLYNSTKHAAEFLDRSVEIIFNENTTPLDIGGNYKVVYTNVDGRDVMYFYNYQYSTGNTSSLGDWVKMGSWKIHFIDIDTNQMKTLVELYYPGGSVKLTSLLKGTYYLMYILSNGTFKFESYTSSPTTEIDTLLKEGAKEIFLFTPTDFFIGINQAKMVTYDYWFYKKVRQYGDGDVYSGQWVWDIQPENNLYVLYLHVNGTEYPTVFVGSNSALQIPIKSWNLKLVPVFNRTADGGAITGILGYRFVRTTYVTKSVSITAPAVTATNDVNSLIVNDTYILDNGLPKDKNVVIIGGWVSNKAWEVLEKAYGTDKVNELKNELMSKGYIVAKLKNPYNPNYYVVILAGKTYRETAKAVEEFIKSAG from the coding sequence ATGAGACGAATTGAAGCCGTGATGGCGGTGTTTATTGTTAGCGTTCTTCTGGCAGTGCCCCTGGCAAGTGCAGGATTTAACTCCGCAAACACGATTATCGTTCTCCCAACAACCAAAGTCGTCAACAACACGCCCCTTCACATAAACGAAGACGCGATAGCGGGCGCAAAGCTCGGAGCCTTTCTTGTTCTGAATGGCATCGAGACAAAGACGTACACAAAGACTGTCAAAGTTCCTGTTGAATATCACAGTGTCCTTATAAGTGACGAAAACCAGACGTATGTGCTGACAAGTGACGACATGCCCGACCTCGGGCTGAACTTTGGCACGGAACCAGTCGGGGACGCCGTTGTTCTGAGGGTTAACTTCTCAAGGGTGCTCTACAACTCCACAAAGCACGCCGCGGAGTTTCTCGACAGGAGCGTTGAGATAATCTTTAATGAGAACACCACACCCCTCGATATCGGGGGCAACTACAAGGTCGTCTACACGAACGTTGACGGACGGGACGTCATGTACTTCTACAACTACCAGTACTCAACAGGCAACACGAGCTCGCTCGGCGACTGGGTGAAAATGGGAAGCTGGAAGATTCACTTCATAGACATCGATACCAACCAGATGAAGACCCTCGTCGAGCTCTACTACCCCGGTGGAAGTGTGAAGCTCACGAGCCTTCTGAAGGGCACCTACTACCTGATGTACATTCTCTCCAACGGCACATTCAAGTTCGAGAGCTACACCTCCAGCCCCACCACGGAGATTGACACCCTACTTAAGGAAGGCGCCAAGGAAATCTTCCTGTTCACCCCCACTGACTTCTTCATAGGGATAAACCAGGCGAAGATGGTAACATACGACTACTGGTTCTACAAGAAGGTCAGACAGTACGGAGACGGTGACGTTTACAGCGGTCAGTGGGTCTGGGACATCCAGCCGGAGAACAACCTCTACGTGCTATACCTCCACGTCAACGGGACAGAGTACCCAACGGTTTTCGTGGGCTCTAACTCGGCACTCCAGATTCCAATAAAGAGCTGGAACCTCAAGCTCGTCCCGGTCTTCAACAGAACCGCGGACGGCGGGGCAATAACTGGAATCCTTGGATACCGCTTCGTTAGAACCACCTACGTCACCAAGAGCGTCTCGATTACCGCACCGGCAGTGACGGCAACTAACGACGTAAACTCCCTCATAGTCAACGACACCTACATCCTCGACAACGGCCTTCCGAAGGACAAAAACGTCGTGATAATCGGCGGTTGGGTTAGCAACAAGGCCTGGGAGGTTCTTGAGAAAGCTTACGGCACAGACAAGGTCAACGAGCTCAAGAACGAGCTCATGAGCAAGGGCTACATCGTGGCCAAGCTCAAGAACCCGTACAACCCGAACTACTACGTGGTAATCCTTGCAGGAAAGACCTACCGCGAAACCGCGAAGGCCGTTGAGGAGTTCATCAAGTCCGCGGGCTGA
- a CDS encoding DUF2391 family protein: MSESNADGMMNPEPEREVVELEKLRKSVEELTRQVARLEERRKPDSLGWDDIAQEIVGAITFALPFIFTGEVWDVAKDISVERSLAIFLMTIGLAYLFLTKAGLGNLKREEIFHVPKRLITVALISYAVSAVLIYLFGIDYIAHFDAVQYFNATVIISTFAVIGAIAVDMVR; encoded by the coding sequence ATGAGTGAATCCAATGCTGACGGGATGATGAACCCCGAACCTGAGCGAGAGGTGGTTGAACTGGAGAAACTCCGGAAGAGCGTTGAAGAGCTAACAAGACAGGTTGCCAGGCTGGAGGAGAGAAGAAAGCCCGACTCCCTCGGCTGGGACGACATAGCCCAGGAGATAGTGGGGGCGATAACCTTCGCGCTCCCCTTCATCTTCACCGGCGAGGTCTGGGACGTGGCAAAGGACATCTCGGTCGAGCGTTCGCTCGCCATCTTTCTCATGACGATTGGCCTCGCTTATCTGTTCCTAACGAAGGCCGGGCTCGGAAACCTGAAGCGCGAGGAAATCTTTCACGTCCCCAAGAGGCTTATAACCGTCGCCCTCATCTCCTACGCCGTTTCCGCGGTTCTAATCTACCTCTTCGGCATAGACTACATAGCCCACTTCGACGCGGTTCAGTACTTCAACGCGACGGTCATAATCAGCACCTTCGCGGTCATAGGCGCGATAGCGGTTGACATGGTGAGGTGA
- a CDS encoding methyl-accepting chemotaxis protein, producing the protein MRTTVENTVGPVITDQANHIALLESEKYALMIDERLSPLQLVADSYAKSIASEYAVNEYLPGYTSTQTFWNTVEKKLTELKNSEGDIINAYYADSTGRIEIVPPAQLPQDYNATHSSWYRRAVENGPFWMEPYTDIITNKTVISYITPVVYNGTVVGVLGIDVDFSALSREIVSTRIGKTGYLFVLSPNGTVVIHPNESLVGKLNVFTNESYAPLANAMKREEQGVVELDLNGKTMVMAFARSKVTNWTIVAAAPKDELIGALVESLNTAKSEASRNLIFSLGLASLIAFGLVLAGVQYLRKALKPIEELTNAAELIAEGRLEEAKKVVGSIDYPYRDDEIGKLLTAFEAISRDVIGTLNGVIQKLERLAEGDLSNGLSVEARGDLKNIIKALRETSAKMRTLIGNIRHIGLLLDQQAGELAQIAENVRGSMEQVGEAIEQVSIEAQRQQESINEITEGMRLVAQVTEETSSIMEEFERAVEEVTRTASEGGRKGDEAIRDVESIKRSMDFIDEAVRAVSEMSKRIGEITQTIGNIAEQTNLLALNAAIEAARAGDAGKGFAVVAQEIRGLAEESKEAAEKIREIIAEMDEKVRRAVEETEKGVDTVSSSTETLKESLGYLGYIAEMIGSIGERVSEVKEQAERTKEEVEKALRALENLAASAEETTASAEEVSSAMQEQRAEIEALSEEARKLKEIARELRENVEQFRL; encoded by the coding sequence ATGAGAACTACTGTAGAAAACACTGTTGGGCCGGTGATAACCGACCAGGCTAACCACATTGCGCTTCTTGAAAGCGAGAAGTACGCCCTGATGATAGACGAGAGGCTCAGTCCCCTCCAGCTCGTTGCTGACTCCTATGCCAAGTCCATAGCGAGCGAGTACGCGGTCAACGAGTACCTGCCAGGGTACACCAGCACCCAGACGTTTTGGAACACGGTTGAAAAGAAGCTGACGGAGCTAAAGAACTCAGAGGGGGACATTATCAACGCCTACTACGCTGACAGCACGGGAAGGATTGAGATAGTTCCCCCCGCCCAGCTTCCCCAGGACTACAACGCCACCCACTCGAGCTGGTACCGCCGTGCCGTTGAGAACGGCCCCTTCTGGATGGAACCCTACACCGACATAATCACGAACAAGACCGTGATAAGCTACATTACCCCCGTCGTCTACAACGGAACCGTTGTTGGTGTCCTTGGTATAGACGTTGACTTCTCCGCTCTCTCAAGGGAGATAGTCTCCACGCGCATCGGGAAGACCGGCTACCTCTTCGTTCTCAGCCCCAACGGTACTGTTGTTATTCACCCCAACGAGAGCCTGGTGGGCAAGCTCAACGTGTTCACGAACGAGAGCTACGCTCCCCTTGCCAATGCGATGAAGAGGGAGGAGCAGGGAGTTGTTGAGCTCGACCTCAACGGGAAAACGATGGTCATGGCGTTTGCGAGGAGCAAGGTTACCAACTGGACGATAGTGGCCGCGGCTCCGAAGGATGAGCTCATCGGGGCGCTGGTTGAGTCCCTGAACACCGCCAAGTCAGAGGCGTCGAGGAACCTCATCTTCAGCCTTGGCCTTGCCTCGCTGATAGCCTTCGGCCTCGTGCTCGCGGGCGTTCAGTACCTGAGAAAAGCGTTGAAGCCGATAGAAGAACTCACGAACGCGGCGGAGCTGATAGCCGAGGGCAGGCTCGAGGAGGCCAAGAAGGTCGTTGGGTCCATCGACTACCCCTACCGCGACGATGAGATTGGAAAGCTCCTTACCGCCTTTGAGGCAATCTCGCGCGACGTTATCGGAACCCTCAATGGCGTCATCCAGAAGCTTGAACGCCTCGCCGAGGGCGACCTGAGCAACGGTTTGAGCGTCGAGGCCAGGGGAGACCTGAAGAACATAATAAAGGCCCTCCGCGAAACGTCGGCCAAGATGAGAACGCTGATAGGCAACATCCGCCACATCGGTCTACTGCTCGACCAGCAGGCGGGAGAACTGGCGCAGATTGCCGAAAACGTCCGCGGTTCAATGGAGCAGGTTGGTGAAGCCATAGAGCAGGTGAGCATTGAGGCGCAGAGGCAGCAGGAGAGCATCAACGAGATTACCGAGGGAATGCGCCTCGTCGCCCAGGTCACAGAGGAGACCTCGAGCATAATGGAGGAGTTTGAGAGGGCCGTCGAGGAGGTTACGAGGACGGCATCTGAGGGTGGACGGAAGGGTGATGAGGCCATACGGGACGTTGAGAGTATCAAGCGCTCGATGGACTTCATTGACGAGGCCGTACGGGCAGTAAGCGAGATGAGCAAGAGGATAGGTGAGATAACTCAGACGATAGGTAACATTGCCGAGCAGACGAACTTACTCGCTTTGAACGCCGCGATAGAGGCGGCACGTGCCGGGGACGCTGGAAAGGGCTTCGCGGTGGTTGCCCAGGAAATCCGCGGTCTGGCAGAGGAGAGCAAGGAAGCCGCCGAGAAAATACGCGAAATCATAGCCGAGATGGACGAGAAGGTCCGGAGGGCCGTTGAGGAGACCGAGAAGGGTGTTGATACTGTCTCAAGCTCTACCGAGACCCTAAAGGAGAGCCTCGGCTACCTCGGATACATAGCGGAGATGATTGGCTCGATAGGCGAAAGGGTCTCTGAGGTAAAGGAGCAGGCAGAGAGGACAAAGGAGGAAGTCGAGAAGGCCCTTAGGGCCCTTGAGAACCTCGCCGCGAGCGCCGAAGAGACAACAGCCTCTGCCGAGGAGGTCAGCTCGGCGATGCAGGAGCAGAGGGCCGAGATAGAGGCCCTGAGTGAGGAGGCCAGGAAGCTCAAGGAGATAGCGCGGGAGCTCCGTGAGAACGTGGAGCAGTTCCGCCTCTAA